CGCGAGGTCGAACACCGGTTCCTTCCCGGCGTACTCGGCGCGGAGGAGGGCGTTGTAGGCCGCGCGGCGCGCGTTGAGGTCATCCTGCGTGGTCTTGCCGAGCAGGCGCTTGACCAGCGCCTTGGGCCCCGTCTCGCGCGCCGTGAGGGGCGCCGTGACGTGGACCAGGAGCAGGCCGGGCCGGGCCAGGCGGAGCGCCGCCATCCGCTCGCGATAGTTGGCGAAGACCGCCGCCGGGTCGGTCCCGGGCCCGAAGTCGAGGTAGCAGTACTTGTGCAGCGCGAGGGTCGCCTGTTGCCCCGCGGGGGAGCCGAGGGCCGCGAGGAAATCGTCCGTCTTGCGGGCCGGCTGGCCATTGTCACCGATCAGCGTCTCCAGCAACGCCCCGGCGGGCGCCGGGCCGACCTCGCGCAGCGGGGTGACCCGGAGGGCCACCCGCGGGTCGCGCCCGGCGACCTCCCGGATTCCCTCGAGGAGGTTGGCGCCGACGGACTGGTGCCCGAAAAGCACGACCCGCGCCGCCAGCCGGGTGAGGGCGCTGTCGGGTACCGCCGCGAGCGCCGGGAGCGCGGGCGGGGCGGGGAAGTCCGCGACGTGGCTCATGTCCGTGGTCTCGCATGCCAGCAGGCCGACGAGGAGGGCGGGCAGGACCGCCGAGGCGGCGCGACGGGGCATGTCAGCGTTCCTTGGAGTCGAGGAGAGTCGGGCCGTCGGTCGGCGGTTCGGTGCCGGGGACCGGCGCCACCACCTTGGCCGGGTTCCCGAAGAGGATCACGTTCTCGGGATACCGGCGGACGCACACCGAGCCGTAGCCCACGGCCGAGTTCCGGCCGATCCAGGCGCCGGGCAGCAGCCCGACCTCGAGCGAGATCCATACGTTGTCCTCGACGATGACCGGGGCCGTCCGGATCGGGGCCGTCGGGTCAGTCCGGCGATTCACGTGCGTGCTGTGAAAATCGGTGTCAGTGATCCGGCATTCGGCGATGATGCAATCCCGGCCGATGGAAATGGCCTGGGCGCAGCCGAGGCGGACCCCGTCCATCATGGTGCCATCACCGATGGTGATCCGGGCCTCGCGGCCGTGGGTCCAGGGCGTCACCCGACCCATGAGCGAAATGTTGTCGCCCATGATCACCTCCCCGGGCCCGCTCAGCACCAGGGTGCCGAAGACCCGGAAATTGCGCCCGGCGGTGAACCGCAGGCCGCGGAGCCGGTACCAGAACTTGTACCAGCGACCCTTGAGCAGCGCCAGCGAGACCTCCAGCGCATGGCTGGGTGCTACCCCGGCAGGATGGGCGCCGAACTGCGACGGGCTCACGCCGCCCGGTCTCCATGCTGCCGCCGCAGCACGTAGTCCGCGATCGCGCGCAGGCTGCCCAGGTTGGCCTCCCGGATGTCCCCCTCGGGCACCTGCACGCCGAAGCGCTCGTCGAGGAACCCGATGACCTCCATGATGCCCATGGAGTCGATCAGGCGCCGCTCGAGGAGCCGGTCGTCGTCGGCCAGCACGATCTCCGGGCGCATGTAAAGAAAGTTCTCCACGATGAACTGTCGGACATCGGCGAGGACTTGTGCGTCGGTCATGGGTGCATCCTCCGGGGACTGCGTCAGGCGGCGCCCTGTCCGACCAGGCGCGACTCATCAAGGACCGTATCGGGAACCGCGAGCACGACGCCGATCTCGGCATCGCGCAGGAACGCCTGGTGCCACAACTGGGTGGAGATGATGCCCACCAGGGCCTGGCCCTCCCGGGCGCCGGTGATGCGCCCGGCGCGGCCCCGACGCACCAGCCCGGCCACCGCCGCGGGGGCAAAGAGCCCCACGGTGGCCAGCGCCTCGGGGCTCAGGGCCTCGTCGATCCAGCCGGGCGCGCCCGGCGCAAAGAAGGCCTGCGCGTCCGGGGACCGGTACGGCTGCTTCGGCCGTTCCGCCGCGGCCGCCGGCAGCATCGTGCGGGCCCAGGCCCGCAGCAACCGCTTGTCCCGCAGCCCGCGAAGCTTGGCCGATTCCGGCAGCGCCGCCGCGAACGCAAAGAGCCGGTGGTCCAGGAACGGGTACCTGCCCTCGACGCCGAAGGCGAGGCTCATGCGGTCGCCCTGGGCCGCGAGCAGGTAGCCGGCGAGCAGCGTCTCCAGCTCCAGCCACGCGGCCCGGTTCATCGCCGACCACCCGGTGAAACCCGCGGGGAGCGTGGCCCGCAGCTCCACGAGCGGGTCCGCGGACTCGACCGCCGCCCGGAATGCCGGGGAATAGAAGGCGCGGACCGCGCCGCTGGCGGCGAAGCGCGGCAGGTGCGAGAACAGCGGGTCGTCGATCGGTCCGGCCTCCAGGAACGCCTGACGCCAGAACTCTCCCCCGGCGGCCCCGCCGAGGTAGCCATAGAGCCGCTCGAACAGGCGCGGCCGGACACTCGATCCGGGCTGCCGCAGGCAGAAGCGGCGGACCAGCGTTTCCTTGAACAGGTCGTAGCCGAGGAACAGCTCGTCGGCGCCTTCGCCGGTGAGCACCACTGTGATGCCGTGCTCGCGGGTAAGCCGCGCCAGGTGATAGAGCGGGACCGGCGCGGTCCGCATGAGTGGCGTCTCGGCATGCCAGACCGCGGCGGGGAACGCCTCGGCGATCGCGCGGTTCCCGATGGTCAGCGCCGTGTGCCGGGTGCCAAGCGCCCGGGCCACCAGCTCCTGGTGCGGCCGCTCATCGAAGCGGGGGTCCTCGAACGCAATCGAGAAGGTGCGCAGGCCGCCATGGGCCGCTTCATTGGCCAGGCGGCAGATGACGCTCGAGTCGAGCCCGCCGCTCAGGTAGGCACCCACCGGCACGTCGGCCACCAGGCGGTCGCGGACGCTGGCCCGGAGCAGCGCATCCAGCTGCTCCACGGCGTCAGCGGGGGCCGCGGCCGCTTCCGGGAAGTCCGGCTGCCAGTAGCGGCCCCCGGTGAGCGACCCGGCGTGCCACTCGAGCCAGCTCCCCGGCTCCACCTGACGCACCCCGCGGAATGGTGTCCGGGGCGCCCGGGGGCCCCACAGGAGCAGCGCCTGGTCCACGCCGACGGGGTCCGCCTCGCGGGGCAGGGCGCCGCTCGCGAAGAGTGCCTTCACTTCCGACCCGAAGTACAGGTCGCCACGGTGCTGGGCATAGAACAGCGGGCGCACCCCGAACCGGTCCCGTGCCAGCACCAGCCGCTCGGTCCGCCGGTCATAGAGCGCGAAGGCGAACTGCCCCTCCAGGCGCGGGAGCATCGCGGGGCCCCAGCTTTCCCACGCGTGCACCAGCACCTCGGTATCGCTCGCGGTGCGGAAGCGGTGACCCAGGGCCAGCAGCTCCGCGCGCAGCGCCCGGTAGTTGTAGATCTCCCCGTTGTAGGCGACGATCACGTCGCCGACCTCGTTGGTGAGCGGCTGGGCGCCGCCCGCGAGATCGATGATGCTGAGCCGCACGTGGGCCAGCCCGACCCGGCGGCCGAGGTAGAGCCCGAAGCCGTCCGGTCCCCGGTGGCGGATGGCGCTGCCCATGCGCACCAGCTGCTCCCGGGGCACGCCCCGGGGCTGGCCGAGCAGGATCCCCGCCAGTCCGCACATCAGGCCGGCGCCCCCTCGCCCAGGTCCACCGGTTCCACCAGCAGGGAATGCAGGTGGAGGTACCGGGTCGTGGCGCGCTTCTGGGCCAGGTCGCTCCAGGCGCGCTCCACCCCCTCCGGGGTGAGGCCCAGGCGCTCGGCCGCCTCCACCACGCTCCAGCCGGCGTTCCGGGCATGGAGCACGGCGTCGAGCGTGGTGTAGGGCAGCCCGAAAAAGAACTCCTCCTGGGTCTGGGGCAGGGAGAAGGTGTCGGTGGTCGGGGTACGCTGCAGGATCTCCTCCGGGACGCCCAGCACGGCGCCCAGCTGATAGACCTGCGACTTGTAGAGGTGGGCGATCGGCTTCACGTCCGCCAGGCCGTCACCGCCCTTCACGAAGAACCCCTGGTCGTACTCCAGGCGATTGGGCGTGCCGATGACGGCGTAGTGCAGCCGGTCGGCGTGGTAGTAGTCCATCAGCTTGCGGACGCGCTGCTTGAAGTTGGTGGCCGCGATGATCTCGCGATACTCGCGGGCCGGCAGCGGCACCCGCTGTGCTTCACCGTCCGGGGGTTGCACCAGCAGGGACGGCACGTTGAGGCTGTCCGCCTCGAGACGGTCCGTCGGGGTCACGATCTTGCAGCCCCAGCCAGGGCCGAACGCGGGAACTACGCGTCGGATGGCCTCATCCCTGCGGGCGTAGCAGCC
The Gemmatimonadota bacterium DNA segment above includes these coding regions:
- a CDS encoding acyltransferase, yielding MSPSQFGAHPAGVAPSHALEVSLALLKGRWYKFWYRLRGLRFTAGRNFRVFGTLVLSGPGEVIMGDNISLMGRVTPWTHGREARITIGDGTMMDGVRLGCAQAISIGRDCIIAECRITDTDFHSTHVNRRTDPTAPIRTAPVIVEDNVWISLEVGLLPGAWIGRNSAVGYGSVCVRRYPENVILFGNPAKVVAPVPGTEPPTDGPTLLDSKER
- a CDS encoding acyl carrier protein produces the protein MTDAQVLADVRQFIVENFLYMRPEIVLADDDRLLERRLIDSMGIMEVIGFLDERFGVQVPEGDIREANLGSLRAIADYVLRRQHGDRAA
- the asnB gene encoding asparagine synthase (glutamine-hydrolyzing) produces the protein MCGLAGILLGQPRGVPREQLVRMGSAIRHRGPDGFGLYLGRRVGLAHVRLSIIDLAGGAQPLTNEVGDVIVAYNGEIYNYRALRAELLALGHRFRTASDTEVLVHAWESWGPAMLPRLEGQFAFALYDRRTERLVLARDRFGVRPLFYAQHRGDLYFGSEVKALFASGALPREADPVGVDQALLLWGPRAPRTPFRGVRQVEPGSWLEWHAGSLTGGRYWQPDFPEAAAAPADAVEQLDALLRASVRDRLVADVPVGAYLSGGLDSSVICRLANEAAHGGLRTFSIAFEDPRFDERPHQELVARALGTRHTALTIGNRAIAEAFPAAVWHAETPLMRTAPVPLYHLARLTREHGITVVLTGEGADELFLGYDLFKETLVRRFCLRQPGSSVRPRLFERLYGYLGGAAGGEFWRQAFLEAGPIDDPLFSHLPRFAASGAVRAFYSPAFRAAVESADPLVELRATLPAGFTGWSAMNRAAWLELETLLAGYLLAAQGDRMSLAFGVEGRYPFLDHRLFAFAAALPESAKLRGLRDKRLLRAWARTMLPAAAAERPKQPYRSPDAQAFFAPGAPGWIDEALSPEALATVGLFAPAAVAGLVRRGRAGRITGAREGQALVGIISTQLWHQAFLRDAEIGVVLAVPDTVLDESRLVGQGAA
- the nadE gene encoding NAD(+) synthase, with product MSMPAGRAVPQPLLGNPDAEIARIASALRKSLAETLGRRGFVVAISGGIDSAVCAGLAARAVGPARVFGLLLPEYESDPLSTRLGRAVADAFGIPTVVEEIGPTLAALGCYARRDEAIRRVVPAFGPGWGCKIVTPTDRLEADSLNVPSLLVQPPDGEAQRVPLPAREYREIIAATNFKQRVRKLMDYYHADRLHYAVIGTPNRLEYDQGFFVKGGDGLADVKPIAHLYKSQVYQLGAVLGVPEEILQRTPTTDTFSLPQTQEEFFFGLPYTTLDAVLHARNAGWSVVEAAERLGLTPEGVERAWSDLAQKRATTRYLHLHSLLVEPVDLGEGAPA